A stretch of the Onychomys torridus chromosome 23, mOncTor1.1, whole genome shotgun sequence genome encodes the following:
- the Creb1 gene encoding cyclic AMP-responsive element-binding protein 1 isoform X4, whose protein sequence is MTMESGADNQQSGDAAVTEAENQQMTAQAQPQIATLAQVSMPAAHATSSAPTVTLVQLPNGQTVQVHGVIQAAQPSVIQSPQVQTVQSSCKDLKRLFSGTQISTIAESEDSQESVDSVTDSQKRREILSRRPSYRKILNDLSSDAPGVPRIEEEKSEEETSAPAITTVTVPTPIYQTSSGQYIAITQGGAIQLANNGTDGVQGLQTLTMTNAAATQPGTTILQYAQTTDGQQILVPSNQVVVQAASGDVQTYQIRTAPTSTIAPGVVMASSPALPTQPAEEAARKREVRLMKNRHLVL, encoded by the exons ATGACCATGGAGTCTGGAGCAGACAACCAGCAGAGTGGAGATGCTGCTGTGACAGAAGCTGAAAACCAGCAAATGACAGCTCAAGCCCAGCCACAGATTGCCACATTAGCCCAG GTATCCATGCCAGCAGCTCATGCGACATCATCTGCTCCCACTGTAACCTTAGTGCAGCTGCCCAATGGGCAGACAGTCCAAGTTCATGGAGTTATTCAGGCAGCCCAGCCATCAGTTATTCAGTCTCCACAGGTCCAGACGGTTCAG TCTTCCTGTAAGGACTTAAAAAGACTTTTCTCCGGAACTCAG ATTTCAACTATTGCAGAAAGTGAAGATTCACAGGAGTCTGTGGATAGTGTAACCGATTCCCAAAAACGAAGGGAAATTCTTTCGAGGAGGCCTTCCTACAG GAAAATTTTGAATGACTTATCTTCTGATGCACCAGGAGTGCCAAGGATTGAAGAAGAAAAGTCGGAAGAGGAGACATCGGCCCCTGCCATCACCACTGTAACGGTGCCGACTCCGATTTACCAGACCAGCAGTGGGCAGTACA TTGCCATTACCCAGGGAGGAGCAATCCAGCTGGCTAACAATGGTACCGATGGGGTACAGGGCCTTCAGACCTTAACCATGACCAATGCAGCTGCCACTCAGCCGGGCACCACTATTCTACAATACGCACAGACCACTGATGGACAGCAGATCCTAGTGCCCAGCAACCAAGTTGTTGTCCAAG CTGCCTCTGGTGATGTACAGACATACCAGATTCGCACAGCCCCCACGAGCACTATTGCCCCTGGAGTTGTTATGGCGTCCTCCCCAGCCCTTCCTACACAGCCTGCCGAAGAAGCAGCCCGGAAGAGAGAGGTTCGTCTAATGAAGAACAG